In Methanobacterium paludis, the following proteins share a genomic window:
- a CDS encoding translation initiation factor IF-5A has product MSKKVVEVKTLKVGKYVILGGEASKIVGIQTSSPGKHGAAKARVDAVGIFDKQKRTLVKPVDAKVDVPMIDKRAAQVLALMGENVQLMDLESYETFDVPIPEDLKNDLAEGVEVGYIIAMGHKKLMRITKK; this is encoded by the coding sequence ATGTCGAAAAAGGTAGTAGAAGTCAAAACCTTAAAAGTAGGTAAATATGTAATATTAGGTGGCGAAGCATCAAAAATCGTAGGTATACAAACATCATCCCCTGGAAAACACGGTGCTGCAAAAGCTAGGGTTGATGCTGTCGGAATATTTGATAAACAGAAAAGAACGCTTGTAAAACCTGTTGATGCTAAAGTTGATGTCCCTATGATAGATAAACGTGCTGCTCAGGTTCTTGCTTTAATGGGAGAGAACGTTCAGCTCATGGATCTTGAAAGTTATGAAACTTTTGACGTCCCTATTCCTGAAGACTTGAAAAATGACCTTGCTGAAGGAGTCGAAGTGGGATACATTATAGCCATGGGCCACAAAAAACTCATGAGAATAACCAAAAAATAA
- a CDS encoding Gfo/Idh/MocA family protein, translating to MNKVNVGVIGVGAMGYNHVRVYSELKSANLMAVSDLMKGTLAEVSGKFNTVGFVDYDNILKMPEIEVVSVCVPTTYHHEVVMSAIEHGKNVLVEKPIAFTLDEAKEMVDAAHEAGVKFATGHVERFNPAVLEAKKLIDEGAIGEIVSASAKRVGPFPPRIKDVGVAIDLAIHEVDIMFYLLDSPASKVYANMGSKLEKCEYEDHAEIMMRFENGVVGMLETNWLTPYKKRQLELTGVDGILSIDYIDQSVEVFGKNAQKVKIAHTEPLKDELNSFLSAVTNNEEPKITGEDGIHALKVVLAAMKSAKHKTPVNMNEC from the coding sequence TTGAATAAGGTTAATGTTGGTGTGATTGGTGTTGGAGCTATGGGTTACAATCATGTGAGGGTTTACTCTGAACTTAAAAGTGCTAACCTCATGGCAGTTTCTGATCTTATGAAGGGAACCTTGGCAGAGGTTTCTGGGAAGTTTAACACTGTTGGATTTGTTGATTATGATAATATACTTAAAATGCCCGAAATAGAAGTTGTGAGTGTTTGCGTGCCCACAACATACCATCATGAAGTTGTGATGAGTGCAATAGAGCATGGAAAAAATGTGCTGGTTGAAAAACCCATAGCTTTCACCCTTGATGAGGCCAAGGAAATGGTGGATGCTGCACACGAAGCCGGTGTTAAATTTGCAACTGGACACGTTGAGAGATTCAATCCCGCGGTACTTGAGGCTAAAAAACTTATAGATGAAGGTGCAATAGGTGAAATTGTTTCTGCTTCAGCTAAAAGGGTTGGACCATTCCCTCCCAGGATAAAGGACGTTGGTGTTGCAATAGATCTTGCAATACACGAGGTAGATATCATGTTCTATCTCCTTGACAGCCCCGCATCAAAGGTATATGCAAATATGGGCAGTAAACTTGAAAAATGTGAATATGAAGATCATGCAGAGATAATGATGAGATTTGAAAATGGTGTGGTCGGAATGTTGGAAACTAACTGGCTTACACCGTACAAAAAACGACAGCTGGAGTTAACAGGGGTTGATGGGATATTATCCATTGATTACATAGACCAGAGTGTCGAAGTATTTGGAAAAAATGCTCAAAAAGTTAAAATAGCCCACACTGAACCATTAAAAGATGAATTGAACTCATTTTTATCCGCAGTTACTAATAATGAAGAGCCGAAGATTACAGGGGAAGATGGAATCCATGCCCTTAAAGTGGTACTTGCAGCCATGAAATCTGCAAAGCACAAAACCCCAGTGAACATGAATGAGTGTTAA
- the cfbE gene encoding coenzyme F430 synthase, translated as MKVLVVDMTHGGTIIASEFSKLPGFEVFALDIYKTLKEKDSKRLMKNGVKLVEEDFLEELMESNERSGENEQSCGDEQSWGNESDKIDLTEVLTVVSPVHCDLESKIGGDNGRLMQGNIKRMTHHEAVGFLLKNRIDVPVIEITGVKGKTSVVWMLKEIFKDSNPLVLSSLGVEILKNEKGDLKHHFLKKNISITPASILESFNLVCNENPHKNGVGCENANCLKDVGICIFETSLGGTGLADVGILTNIAEDYPIANRTRKASQAKAQIFKSKMVVCDFDSFISIYRPVSSNYDSNLKTHPFNLNLKEHSNLVEKTNTFGLEDGANVKAFDINLGLYETTFQVEVKNLKTGAGKILNTSFEISTFAPAPYHVQNVLSVICACLTIETPIETIKLGLKNFRGLKGRTSIKKYKGSVILEEINPGLNVTALKKAVDMVKDVDDVGVIFGGKYGVTCEEIDESTAANVLNKIGDVTPLMLVDELGNNIKNIIKRNFGYIVNLNDAIDHAVDMGCRNILVIYRSNFSDTKKR; from the coding sequence ATGAAGGTTCTTGTGGTGGACATGACCCATGGAGGCACCATAATTGCATCTGAATTTTCAAAACTTCCTGGATTTGAAGTTTTTGCACTGGATATTTACAAAACTCTAAAAGAAAAAGATTCAAAGCGTTTAATGAAAAATGGGGTAAAACTGGTTGAAGAAGATTTTTTAGAGGAATTAATGGAATCAAATGAACGATCAGGTGAGAATGAGCAGTCTTGTGGGGATGAGCAGTCTTGGGGGAATGAATCGGATAAGATCGATCTAACAGAAGTTTTAACAGTTGTTTCACCTGTTCACTGCGATCTTGAATCTAAAATTGGTGGAGATAATGGTAGATTAATGCAGGGTAACATTAAAAGGATGACCCACCATGAAGCCGTTGGATTCCTGCTTAAAAACCGTATTGACGTGCCAGTGATTGAAATTACAGGTGTTAAGGGTAAAACAAGTGTTGTGTGGATGCTAAAAGAGATATTTAAAGACTCAAATCCTCTGGTTTTGAGCAGTTTAGGTGTTGAAATATTAAAAAATGAAAAAGGTGATCTTAAACACCATTTTTTAAAGAAAAATATAAGTATAACACCTGCAAGCATTTTAGAATCATTTAATCTTGTGTGTAATGAAAATCCCCATAAAAATGGTGTTGGTTGTGAAAATGCAAACTGCCTTAAAGATGTTGGAATCTGCATATTTGAAACATCTTTAGGTGGAACTGGGCTTGCAGATGTTGGGATCTTAACCAACATAGCAGAAGATTATCCCATAGCCAACAGAACAAGAAAAGCAAGTCAAGCGAAGGCCCAAATATTTAAAAGTAAGATGGTTGTGTGTGACTTTGATTCTTTCATCTCAATCTACCGTCCAGTTTCATCAAATTATGATTCAAATCTAAAAACGCACCCCTTCAACTTAAATTTGAAAGAACATTCAAATTTAGTAGAAAAAACCAATACTTTCGGGTTGGAAGATGGTGCAAATGTCAAGGCGTTCGATATAAACTTAGGTCTTTATGAAACAACGTTCCAGGTGGAAGTGAAAAATCTTAAAACTGGGGCTGGCAAAATTTTAAACACCTCTTTTGAAATTTCAACCTTTGCACCTGCACCGTACCATGTTCAGAATGTATTGTCTGTTATATGTGCTTGTTTAACCATTGAAACGCCTATTGAAACTATAAAATTGGGGTTAAAAAATTTCAGAGGATTAAAAGGTAGAACTTCCATAAAAAAGTACAAGGGAAGCGTAATTTTAGAAGAGATAAATCCAGGACTTAATGTTACAGCCTTAAAAAAAGCAGTGGACATGGTAAAGGATGTTGATGATGTGGGAGTTATATTCGGCGGTAAGTATGGTGTTACATGTGAAGAAATAGATGAAAGTACTGCAGCTAATGTTTTAAATAAAATTGGGGATGTTACGCCTCTTATGCTGGTAGATGAACTTGGAAATAATATTAAAAATATAATAAAAAGAAATTTTGGATACATTGTGAATTTAAACGATGCAATTGACCATGCTGTTGATATGGGGTGCAGAAATATTCTTGTTATTTACAGGTCGAATTTTTCAGATACTAAAAAAAGGTAA
- a CDS encoding transcription initiation factor IIB yields the protein MKQDVSEIEKTETKCPECGSKKLINDHERGEVVCGACGLVIDDNLVDMGPEWRAFDHEQRDKRTRVGAPITYTIHDKGLSTMIDWRNKDIYGRDIPARNRAQWYRLRKWQRKIRISGATERNLAFALSELDRDSSRLGLPRSVREAASVVYRNAVENKLIRGRSIEGVVAASLYAACRRCNVPRTLDEIAEVSRVTKKEVGRTYRFLTRELNIKLPPTSPVDYVPRFASELGLSGEVQSKAIDIIEQAMAKGLTSGRGPTGVAAAALYIASVLLGERKTQRDVADIAGVTEVTIRNRYKELTEQLDMGVTL from the coding sequence ATGAAACAGGATGTTTCGGAAATCGAAAAAACTGAAACTAAATGTCCAGAATGTGGCTCTAAAAAGCTTATAAACGATCATGAACGTGGTGAAGTTGTCTGTGGGGCCTGCGGTCTAGTTATAGATGACAATCTAGTTGACATGGGGCCTGAATGGAGGGCATTCGACCATGAACAGCGTGATAAAAGAACAAGGGTAGGTGCACCTATAACCTATACCATACACGACAAAGGACTCTCCACCATGATTGACTGGAGAAATAAAGACATCTACGGCCGTGACATTCCTGCCAGGAACCGTGCTCAGTGGTACAGACTCCGAAAATGGCAGAGAAAAATAAGGATCTCTGGTGCAACGGAACGTAACCTTGCATTCGCTCTGAGCGAACTTGACAGAGACTCATCAAGACTCGGACTTCCAAGAAGTGTTAGGGAAGCAGCATCAGTTGTTTACAGGAATGCTGTGGAAAACAAACTTATACGAGGAAGGAGTATTGAAGGCGTGGTTGCAGCATCACTTTATGCAGCTTGCAGAAGGTGCAACGTGCCAAGAACACTTGATGAGATTGCAGAAGTCTCAAGAGTTACTAAAAAGGAAGTTGGAAGGACTTATAGGTTCTTAACAAGAGAACTAAACATAAAATTACCTCCAACATCACCTGTGGACTATGTTCCTCGATTTGCAAGTGAACTCGGTTTATCTGGTGAAGTGCAGTCCAAAGCTATCGATATAATAGAACAAGCTATGGCAAAAGGCCTAACCTCAGGTAGAGGACCTACAGGCGTGGCTGCAGCAGCACTCTACATTGCATCTGTGCTCTTAGGTGAAAGGAAAACCCAAAGAGACGTTGCAGATATCGCAGGAGTTACAGAGGTCACAATCCGTAACAGGTACAAAGAGCTCACAGAACAGTTAGATATGGGTGTAACTTTATAG
- a CDS encoding bifunctional fructose-bisphosphatase/inositol-phosphate phosphatase: protein MNEEDVQFWSKVSKKIIEEAQMAILPLVGTIKGGEIVKMGADGTPTKLIDLVAENKVVEVLEDTGRSVTLISEEIGEFKVGEGSSEVVFVVDPLDGTSNALKNIPAYAISIAIADASGIHKTHKNLENPSGSQNINSKTSKNQPQNQLTIEDIEIGFVKNLATGDLYEAVKGQGAMLNGKKLVPSTQEDISKSSIGAYIYRAEMNKVDKLCKAVRRMRILGSVAIELCYVADSTYDAFIDIRGNLRIVDISAAKLIIEETRGIVTDEKCQPLNGKLNVLERTSIIAACNPIIHSDIIQILGGI from the coding sequence ATGAATGAAGAGGATGTTCAATTCTGGAGCAAGGTCTCAAAAAAAATAATTGAAGAAGCCCAAATGGCTATTTTGCCACTTGTAGGTACCATAAAAGGTGGAGAAATAGTTAAGATGGGTGCAGATGGCACTCCAACAAAGCTGATAGATCTGGTTGCAGAGAATAAGGTTGTTGAGGTTTTAGAAGATACTGGGAGGTCTGTGACTCTTATAAGTGAAGAAATAGGCGAATTTAAGGTAGGTGAAGGTTCTTCTGAAGTTGTTTTTGTTGTCGACCCATTGGATGGTACCAGTAACGCCTTAAAGAACATACCTGCCTATGCAATATCAATTGCAATTGCAGATGCTTCAGGTATCCATAAAACTCATAAAAATCTTGAAAATCCTTCAGGCTCTCAAAATATAAATTCCAAAACTTCAAAGAACCAACCACAAAATCAACTTACCATTGAGGATATAGAAATTGGGTTCGTTAAAAATCTTGCAACTGGAGACCTTTATGAAGCTGTAAAGGGGCAGGGGGCTATGCTTAATGGGAAAAAACTTGTTCCTTCAACTCAGGAAGACATCTCAAAATCATCAATAGGTGCCTACATTTACAGGGCAGAGATGAACAAGGTAGATAAACTCTGCAAGGCAGTGAGAAGGATGAGAATACTAGGTTCCGTTGCAATTGAGCTTTGTTACGTTGCAGACAGTACTTACGATGCATTCATAGATATTAGAGGAAATCTCAGGATAGTTGACATTTCAGCTGCGAAGTTAATAATAGAGGAAACAAGAGGTATTGTAACCGACGAGAAATGTCAGCCATTAAACGGTAAGTTAAACGTTTTAGAGAGAACATCTATAATTGCAGCGTGCAATCCAATAATTCACAGTGACATAATCCAAATTTTAGGGGGAATTTGA
- a CDS encoding orotate phosphoribosyltransferase-like protein: MNEKLIEKAYELRNRGFTTGEIADEFNVSKDTARWLILQGTGKRNEKEKAPIDFAINWKSLGGSSVRMKYVSAAMADMALQYGEPEVIVGISVSGIPFATMMAEIIDADIAVFHPIKHRELEQDAKGAISSNFASVEGRKVVIVDDVITSGRTLMEAAKVFKGLGAQPLAAVVLIDKKGISEVDDVPVESLIRVSRLG; encoded by the coding sequence ATGAATGAAAAACTCATAGAAAAGGCTTACGAGCTTAGAAATAGAGGTTTCACAACAGGAGAAATAGCAGACGAATTCAACGTCTCAAAGGACACAGCCAGATGGCTCATATTACAGGGAACAGGAAAGAGAAATGAGAAGGAAAAAGCTCCAATTGACTTTGCAATAAACTGGAAAAGTCTTGGAGGCAGTTCAGTACGTATGAAATATGTATCTGCAGCCATGGCCGATATGGCATTGCAGTACGGAGAACCAGAGGTTATTGTTGGAATATCAGTAAGTGGAATACCATTTGCAACCATGATGGCTGAGATAATAGATGCGGACATTGCTGTGTTCCACCCAATAAAACACAGGGAACTGGAGCAAGATGCCAAAGGAGCTATAAGCAGTAACTTTGCCTCTGTTGAAGGTCGTAAAGTTGTTATAGTGGACGATGTTATAACCAGCGGAAGAACCCTCATGGAAGCTGCAAAGGTTTTTAAGGGCCTTGGAGCACAACCGCTTGCAGCAGTTGTTTTAATAGACAAAAAAGGTATATCTGAAGTTGATGATGTTCCTGTGGAATCTTTGATCCGTGTTAGTAGATTGGGATAG
- the prf1 gene encoding peptide chain release factor aRF-1 has translation MTEVSSKELYEVKRTLEELSGKKGRGTELVSVYIPPDKQVSDVVKHMREELSQSANIKSKQTKKNVQSAIEVIMQRMKLFPKPPEKGLVLFVGMIPRGGPGTEKMETYVFEPPEPVQTYIYHCNSEFFLKPLEEILEDKEIYGLAVLDRKEATIAILRGKRIEITKHLTSGVPGKHKAGGQSQRRFDRLIDLAAHEFLKRIGEHMNEIFLEVPELKGVIIGGPGHTKEEFVEGDYLHYEIKDKIITTVDTSYTGEFGIREVLDKSMDVLDQIGVMREKKLMQKFLMELVNENGLASYGEAEVRHNLKIGAVEVLLLSEDLKSKRLTYQCQSCDNTQEKTMKKSGEAPEKLCSKCNEKMKLTNSKDVVDDFVEMAEEVGSKVELISTETEEGTQLLKAFGGIGAILRYRI, from the coding sequence ATGACTGAAGTGTCATCAAAAGAATTATACGAGGTTAAAAGAACCCTTGAAGAACTTTCAGGTAAGAAAGGGAGGGGAACAGAACTCGTTTCAGTTTATATACCTCCAGATAAGCAGGTAAGTGATGTAGTAAAGCACATGAGGGAAGAATTAAGTCAGAGCGCTAATATAAAAAGCAAACAGACTAAAAAAAATGTGCAGTCTGCTATTGAGGTTATAATGCAGAGAATGAAGCTTTTCCCAAAACCTCCTGAGAAGGGTTTGGTTCTCTTTGTTGGAATGATACCCCGAGGAGGGCCAGGTACAGAGAAGATGGAAACATACGTATTTGAACCGCCAGAACCTGTGCAGACCTATATCTACCACTGCAACTCAGAATTTTTCCTGAAACCACTGGAAGAGATTTTGGAGGACAAAGAAATATATGGACTCGCTGTTCTCGACCGTAAAGAAGCCACAATTGCCATACTGCGTGGTAAAAGGATAGAAATCACTAAACATTTAACAAGCGGTGTTCCCGGAAAACATAAAGCAGGAGGACAGTCACAGCGAAGGTTTGACCGTCTGATTGACCTTGCAGCCCACGAATTTTTGAAACGTATAGGGGAACACATGAACGAAATCTTCCTGGAAGTTCCCGAGCTTAAAGGTGTAATAATTGGGGGACCGGGTCATACAAAAGAAGAGTTCGTTGAAGGGGATTATCTGCACTACGAAATAAAGGACAAGATAATAACAACCGTAGATACATCTTATACTGGTGAATTTGGTATAAGGGAAGTTCTGGACAAATCCATGGACGTTCTAGATCAAATCGGAGTCATGCGTGAAAAAAAACTCATGCAAAAGTTTTTAATGGAACTTGTGAACGAAAATGGCCTTGCATCCTACGGTGAAGCAGAAGTAAGGCATAACCTAAAAATAGGTGCTGTTGAAGTTCTTCTTTTATCAGAAGACCTTAAATCAAAAAGATTAACCTACCAATGCCAGTCATGCGACAATACCCAGGAAAAAACCATGAAAAAATCAGGTGAAGCCCCTGAAAAGTTATGTTCAAAGTGTAATGAAAAAATGAAGTTAACAAACAGTAAAGATGTTGTAGATGACTTTGTTGAAATGGCTGAAGAAGTTGGATCCAAAGTTGAACTAATTTCAACCGAAACAGAAGAGGGTACACAACTTTTAAAGGCGTTTGGAGGAATCGGTGCCATATTACGTTACAGAATATGA
- the hemC gene encoding hydroxymethylbilane synthase, whose product MNVGTRGSSLARAQTKNIINELSKITDEEINVEIIKTTGDKIQDSQLYKIDAKGIFTKELDRAVLDGDVDFAVHSFKDLPTELAEGLEIVAVPQRESPLEVLVSKYSWDELPEGTSVGTSSLRREAFCRYHKKKINIKPIRGNIDTRIKKVLSGDYDATIMAEAGLKRLGLTEHIQEIFSREYFTPAAGQGALAVVARHDSDKKEILRRLNHTPSEQEVIAEKTVLQELGVGCQWPLGVSARTHGNSLDLYSILLSKEGELLSKVNLQGSVDEARKLGLKAAKLMMEDYI is encoded by the coding sequence TTGAACGTTGGTACCAGGGGAAGCAGTCTTGCACGTGCTCAGACAAAAAATATAATCAATGAATTGTCTAAAATAACAGATGAAGAAATAAATGTAGAGATAATAAAAACAACTGGCGATAAAATACAGGATTCTCAGCTTTACAAAATTGATGCAAAAGGGATATTTACCAAGGAACTTGACAGGGCAGTTTTAGATGGAGATGTTGACTTTGCAGTTCACAGCTTTAAAGACCTTCCAACAGAACTTGCAGAAGGCCTTGAAATAGTGGCAGTTCCCCAAAGGGAGTCTCCATTGGAGGTTCTTGTTTCCAAGTATTCGTGGGATGAACTTCCAGAGGGTACAAGCGTGGGTACAAGCAGCCTCAGAAGAGAAGCCTTTTGCAGATATCACAAGAAAAAAATTAATATAAAACCAATAAGGGGAAATATAGATACAAGAATAAAGAAAGTATTAAGCGGCGATTACGATGCAACCATAATGGCTGAAGCAGGTCTTAAAAGACTTGGTCTGACAGAACATATTCAGGAAATATTTTCCCGTGAATATTTCACCCCTGCAGCAGGGCAAGGGGCACTGGCAGTGGTTGCAAGACATGATAGTGATAAAAAAGAAATTTTAAGAAGATTAAATCACACCCCGTCAGAACAGGAAGTCATTGCCGAGAAAACAGTTCTTCAAGAACTTGGAGTTGGTTGTCAGTGGCCTCTGGGTGTGTCTGCAAGGACCCATGGAAATAGTTTGGATCTTTACAGTATTTTACTTTCAAAAGAAGGAGAATTACTTTCAAAGGTAAATTTACAAGGTTCTGTAGATGAAGCTCGTAAACTGGGTTTGAAAGCTGCAAAGCTTATGATGGAGGATTATATTTGA
- a CDS encoding H/ACA ribonucleoprotein complex subunit GAR1 produces the protein MKKLGTVSHISKRGRVILKSVNTPGFGLTVFTEDKKKLGTVYDIFGPTKESYVAIKVYSKNFGNLDDKVGETLYIPSKPIKKWGRRKRKKK, from the coding sequence ATGAAAAAACTGGGAACTGTCTCACACATCTCCAAACGGGGTCGCGTCATTTTAAAATCCGTCAATACGCCAGGTTTTGGACTAACTGTTTTTACAGAAGATAAAAAGAAATTGGGTACTGTTTACGATATATTTGGTCCTACAAAAGAATCATACGTAGCAATTAAAGTTTACTCAAAAAATTTTGGAAATCTTGATGATAAAGTTGGAGAAACCCTGTACATACCATCAAAACCTATCAAAAAATGGGGGCGAAGGAAACGAAAGAAAAAATGA
- the pyrH gene encoding UMP kinase has protein sequence MRIVVTIGGSIIIKNHNYKRFKDYADVLNDMKNEHELFVVVGGGKTARDYIRIARDLSVSEAMCDDIGIDVTRLNARLLIMAMGEDAYPVVPQNFREALEFSASGKIIVMGGTEPAHSTDAVGSILAEFVNADLIINATSVDGLYNKDPNKYDDAKMFEEVKPTEMMDLMSSKDIKAGTYEFFDMTAIQIIKRSSIKTVIVNGNDAHNIQKAVNEKIGTLIVPED, from the coding sequence ATGCGAATAGTGGTTACAATAGGCGGATCAATAATAATAAAGAATCATAATTACAAAAGATTTAAGGATTATGCTGATGTTTTGAACGATATGAAAAATGAACACGAGCTTTTTGTGGTAGTTGGGGGAGGTAAAACAGCCAGGGACTATATAAGGATAGCAAGAGACCTCTCTGTTTCTGAGGCTATGTGTGACGATATAGGGATTGATGTCACACGTCTCAATGCCAGACTCCTTATTATGGCTATGGGTGAAGATGCTTATCCAGTTGTTCCACAAAACTTTAGAGAAGCCCTTGAATTCTCTGCATCCGGTAAGATTATAGTTATGGGGGGAACAGAACCAGCTCATAGTACAGATGCTGTTGGAAGTATACTTGCAGAGTTTGTGAATGCAGACTTGATTATAAATGCCACATCTGTGGACGGCCTCTACAACAAGGATCCAAACAAATATGATGATGCTAAAATGTTTGAAGAGGTAAAACCCACTGAAATGATGGACCTTATGAGCAGTAAAGATATAAAAGCTGGTACATATGAGTTCTTTGACATGACGGCCATACAAATAATAAAAAGGTCCAGTATAAAGACTGTAATTGTTAATGGTAATGATGCCCACAACATTCAAAAAGCTGTAAATGAAAAAATCGGAACACTTATAGTTCCTGAAGATTAA
- a CDS encoding DUF2116 family Zn-ribbon domain-containing protein — protein sequence MTDQHKHCPICGKPIPLSERFCSQTCENLFAERQKKAAKTRKMLYAVFIVFILIWLFIVLKGKF from the coding sequence TTGACAGATCAACACAAACATTGCCCTATTTGCGGTAAACCAATACCACTTTCTGAAAGGTTCTGCTCTCAAACGTGCGAAAACTTATTTGCAGAAAGACAGAAAAAGGCTGCAAAGACAAGAAAAATGCTGTATGCTGTTTTTATAGTATTTATTCTGATATGGTTGTTCATAGTCTTAAAAGGTAAATTTTAA
- a CDS encoding NAD(+) kinase: MRIGVVARLDVDEAVEIAGKIVDFLTKKNVETVMDTPLVEELGKKGLKKYKDMACDLEKMDMDMVIAIGGDGTILRTQSFINKKKIPLLGINLGTVGFLTEIDPKNAFTAINEVLSGNYFVEERTQLQVWHNNELHTALNEVVLMTRRPAKMLHIEIRVDDEVVEELRADGLIVATPSGSTAYSMSAGGPIVDPKVGAFIIVPICPFKLGARPIVVSNNSVIQVKLLREGKKAVAVIDGQFEEEINYMDEIIFKRAEDYAYFVRLTKDFYRKVREKLTKGGVSP, from the coding sequence ATGCGCATAGGAGTTGTAGCCCGCCTTGATGTGGATGAAGCTGTTGAAATAGCTGGAAAAATAGTTGATTTTTTAACAAAGAAAAATGTTGAAACAGTCATGGATACACCCCTGGTTGAAGAACTCGGTAAAAAAGGGCTTAAAAAATACAAAGACATGGCATGCGACCTTGAAAAAATGGACATGGACATGGTGATAGCTATTGGTGGAGATGGAACCATTCTCAGAACCCAAAGTTTCATCAACAAGAAAAAAATACCTTTATTGGGTATAAACTTGGGTACTGTTGGATTTCTTACAGAAATAGACCCAAAAAATGCTTTTACTGCAATAAATGAAGTTTTATCTGGCAACTACTTCGTTGAGGAGCGCACACAGCTTCAAGTTTGGCACAACAATGAACTTCATACTGCCCTTAACGAGGTAGTTCTAATGACTCGCAGACCAGCTAAAATGCTCCATATCGAGATAAGAGTCGATGATGAGGTTGTTGAGGAGCTGAGAGCTGATGGTCTTATAGTGGCAACTCCCAGTGGTTCAACAGCTTATTCAATGTCTGCAGGAGGTCCAATAGTTGACCCCAAGGTTGGAGCGTTTATTATAGTTCCTATATGTCCGTTTAAACTGGGTGCAAGACCAATAGTGGTTTCCAACAACAGTGTTATTCAAGTTAAACTTCTTCGAGAGGGTAAAAAAGCTGTGGCAGTAATAGATGGGCAGTTCGAAGAGGAGATAAATTACATGGACGAGATCATCTTCAAAAGAGCCGAAGATTATGCTTATTTTGTAAGGTTGACCAAGGATTTCTACAGAAAAGTGCGTGAGAAACTCACAAAAGGCGGAGTAAGTCCATGA
- a CDS encoding pyruvoyl-dependent arginine decarboxylase — MKVSITSGRAEGPTKLNAFDNALLDAGIGDINLITVSSMLPTGTEIVELPKFKAGDMVNCVLAYESSDREGDLISAVVAAATSDDFGCVVENTGINRDPEDVKSEAVDMVKYMMDVRGLKIKEIVIADENHIVKKHGAVVASVVYLK, encoded by the coding sequence ATGAAAGTTTCAATAACTTCAGGAAGGGCAGAAGGCCCAACAAAACTCAACGCATTTGATAACGCACTTTTAGACGCAGGAATAGGGGATATAAATCTTATAACAGTATCAAGCATGCTGCCAACAGGTACTGAAATAGTAGAACTTCCAAAATTCAAGGCAGGAGACATGGTGAACTGTGTTCTTGCATACGAATCATCTGACAGAGAAGGTGATCTAATATCTGCTGTGGTGGCTGCTGCAACTTCTGATGATTTTGGATGTGTGGTGGAGAACACAGGGATAAATAGAGACCCTGAAGATGTAAAAAGTGAAGCAGTAGATATGGTGAAGTACATGATGGATGTCAGGGGTCTCAAGATAAAGGAAATTGTAATAGCAGATGAAAACCATATAGTTAAGAAGCATGGTGCTGTTGTTGCATCGGTTGTTTACCTTAAGTAA